One Anopheles marshallii chromosome 3, idAnoMarsDA_429_01, whole genome shotgun sequence genomic region harbors:
- the LOC128711289 gene encoding T-complex protein 1 subunit beta — MVSLNPVRILKHEAEEEKGEIARLSSFVGAIAIGDLVKSTLGPKGMDKILVANGRNAGQIEVTNDGATILRAVGVDNPAAKILVDMSRVQDDEVGDGTTSVTVFAAELIREAEKLVEQKLHPQTIVAGWRQATEVARTALQGAATDNSANQERFREDLLNIARTTLSSKILSQHKEQFAKLAVDAVLRLKGSGSLTAIQRIKKLGGCLEESFLDDGFLLDKKPGVHQPKTVKNANILIANTPMDTDKIKVFGSSIKVDSMSKIAELEVAEKEKMKQKVEKILSHNINVFINRQLIYNYPEQLFADAGVMAIEHADFDGIERLALVTGGEIVSTFDNPNLVKLGKCDLIEQVMIGEDTLLRFSGVQLGEACTVVIRGATQQIIDEAERSLHDALCVLAATVKESRVVYGGGCSETLMATAVFKLAAETAGKESMAIESFGRALMQLPTIIADNAGYDSAQLVSELRAAHSQGKNTMGLDMTGGKVGCMKELGITESFAVKRQVLMSAAEAAEMILRVDNILKSAPRRRVPDRGYC, encoded by the coding sequence ATGGTGTCTCTCAATCCGGTTCGCATTCTGAAACATGAAGCCGAGGAGGAAAAGGGCGAAATTGCCCGTCTGTCCTCGTTTGTGGGCGCCATCGCCATCGGAGACCTCGTGAAAAGCACCCTCGGTCCGAAGGGTATGGACAAGATATTGGTCGCAAATGGTCGCAATGCGGGACAGATTGAGGTAACGAACGATGGGGCGACGATTCTGCGTGCGGTCGGTGTGGACAACCCGGCAGCGAAAATTCTCGTCGATATGTCACGAGTGCAGGACGACGAAGTTGGAGATGGTACCACATCCGTCACGGTGTTTGCCGCCGAGCTGATACGGGAGGCGGAGAAACTGGTGGAACAGAAGCTCCACCCACAGACGATTGTTGCCGGATGGCGTCAGGCGACGGAAGTGGCTCGTACCGCACTGCAAGGAGCTGCCACCGACAACTCAGCCAACCAGGAACGTTTCCGGGAAGATTTGCTAAACATTGCCCGTACAACACTGAGCTCGAAGATTCTGTCCCAGCACAAGGAACAATTCGCAAAGCTGGCTGTTGATGCGGTATTGCGTCTGAAGGGATCCGGTTCACTAACGGCGATCCAACGCATTAAGAAACTCGGCGGTTGTTTGGAGGAATCGTTCCTGGACGATGGTTTCCTGCTGGACAAAAAACCCGGTGTCCATCAACCGAAGACGGTGAAGAACGCCAACATTCTGATCGCCAACACACCGATGGACACGGATAAGATTAAGGTTTTCGGTTCCTCCATAAAGGTGGACTCGATGTCGAAGATTGCCGAGCTGGAGGTGGCCGAGAAggaaaagatgaaacaaaaggTTGAAAAGATCCTATCGCACAACATCAACGTGTTTATCAACCGTCAGCTGATCTACAACTACCCGGAGCAGCTGTTTGCCGATGCGGGCGTGATGGCAATTGAGCATGCCGATTTCGACGGTATCGAACGGTTGGCTCTTGTGACTGGAGGTGAAATTGTGTCCACGTTTGATAATCCCAATCTGGTGAAGTTGGGCAAATGCGACCTGATCGAACAGGTAATGATCGGTGAAGACACACTGTTGCGCTTCTCGGGTGTCCAACTCGGTGAAGCTTGTACGGTTGTCATCCGTGGTGCGACACAGCAGATCATCGACGAGGCAGAACGTTCGTTGCACGATGCACTTTGTGTCCTGGCCGCTACCGTGAAGGAATCGCGTGTTGTTTATGGAGGCGGTTGCTCCGAGACGCTAATGGCAACGGCCGTCTTCAAACTAGCCGCCGAAACTGCCGGCAAGGAATCGATGGCTATCGAATCGTTTGGCCGTGCCCTGATGCAGCTTCCGACGATTATCGCTGACAATGCCGGGTACGACTCGGCCCAGCTGGTGTCGGAACTGCGGGCCGCACATTCGCAGGGCAAAAACACGATGGGTCTGGACATGACCGGCGGTAAAGTGGGCTGCATGAAGGAGCTGGGCATCACGGAATCGTTTGCCGTTAAGCGACAGGTGCTAATGTCGGCTGCCGAGGCGGCCGAAATGATTCTGCGTGTGGACAACATCTTAAAGAGTGCTCCACGCCGTCGCGTACCGGATCGTGGCTATTGCTAG
- the LOC128711525 gene encoding lysosomal thioesterase PPT2 homolog, producing the protein MFAALCVTVLILKTSLIMAYRPIFIYHGILTGADSMNHLVERIQEIHPDTVVYNFQRFGGWSSLENAWHQVLEAQTNLKAICDLHPEEGINMIGYSQGGLLGRAVLQTYPDHCVKTFISLSSPQAGQFGDDFLHLIFPALVAKTAYELFYTYVGQHTSVANYWNDPHHQELFEQFSIFLPYVNNRILSVNSTQFRDTLMRLDRLVLIGGPDDGVITPWESSHFSFYNQTYDVVPLHESEIYTEDLIGLKTLEESGRLHIIVRENVHHYQWHRKNDVIDSVILPYLD; encoded by the exons ATGTTCGCAGCACTGTGTGTAACTGtattgatattaaaaacaagcCTAATAATGGCTTATCGACCAATTTTCATCTATCATGGCATTCTCACCGGTGCAGATAGTATGAATCACTTGGTGGAACGGATTCAGGAG ATTCATCCAGATACGGTGGTGTACAACTTTCAACGGTTCGGTGGATGGTCTAGCTTGGAAAATGCCTGGCATCAGGTGTTGGAAGCTCAGACCAATCTAAAAGCTATCTGTGATCTACATCCCGAAGAGGGCATCAACATGATTGGCTATTCTCAGGGGGGCCTTCTCGGACGAGCGGTTCTTCAAACATATCCGGACCATTGCGTTAAAACGTTTATCTCACTAAGCTCACCACAGGCTGGTCAATTTGGAG ATGActttttacatttaatattCCCCGCGTTGGTTGCTAAAACGGCTTACGAGCTATTTTACACGTACGTGGGGCAGCACACGTCTGTGGCCAACTACTGGAACGATCCACACCACCAGGAGCTGTTCGAGCAGTTTAGCATCTTCCTGCCGTACGTAAATAATCGCATTTTGTCCGTAAATTCTACGCAATTCCGTGACACGCTCATGCGGCTGGACCGGTTGGTGTTGATCGGTGGACCGGACGATGGCGTTATTACACCGTGGGAATCTAGTCATTTCAGCTTTTATAATCAAACGTACGATGTGGTACCGTTgcatgaaagtgaaatttatacTGAGGATTTAATAGGACTGAAAACTCTCGAAGAAAGTGGCCGGTTGCACATAATAGTGCGAGAAAACGTACATCACTATCAGTGGCATCGTAAGAATGATGTGATTGATAGTGTTATTTTGCCTTATTTGGACTAG